The stretch of DNA ATCCCGTACTGCGACGTCCCCGCCGCGATGGCGTCGTGGATGAGCTTCGTCTTCTCCTTGTTCTCGACGCAGTCGCGGATGTAGGCGGTCGAGCGCAGCACCTCGACCGCGGGCACGCGGCCCTGCCCATCGGCCCGCGGCACCAGGCGCATCGAGACGACGGCCTTGAGCACCGCGGCGAGCTGGAGCCGGATCTGCTTCTGCTGGTGCGGCGGGAACACGGCGATGATCCGGTTCACGGTCTCGGTGGCGTCGAGGGTGTGGAGGGTGGACAGCACGAGGTGGCCGGTCTCGGCGGCGGTCAAGGCCGTTTCGATCGTCTCGTAGTCCCGCATCTCGCCCACCAGGACCACGTCCGGGTCCTGCCGGAGCGCGGACCGGAGCGCGGTGGCGAACGACTTGGTGTCCACCTCGACCTCGCGCTGGTTCACGAGGCTCTTCTTGTCCCGGTGCAGGAACTCGATCGGGTCCTCGATCGTCATGATGTGCTCGGTGCGCGTGGAGTTGATGTAATCGATCAGCGCCGCGAGCGACGTGGACTTCCCGGATCCCGTCGTCCCGGTCACGAGGACGAGCCCGCGCCGCTCCGCCCCGATCTGCTCGAGGACCTGCGGGAGCAGGAGGTCGCGGATGGTGAGGATCCGGACCGGGATGACGCGGAGCACGACCCCGACGGTCCCGCGCTGCTGGAAGACGCTGCAGCGGAACCTGCCGAGCCCGGGGACGGAGTACGCCATGTCGATCTCGAAATTATCCTTGAACTTCTGCTTCTGACGGGCGCTCATGATGCTGAAGGCCATCGCGATGCTGTCCTCCTGCATGAGCCGCTTCTCTTCCGTCAGCGGGATCAGCCGTCCGTCCACGCGGATCACGGGGTGGCTGCCGACCTTGAGGTGGAGATCGGAAGCTCCGTGATCGGTGGCGAT from Terriglobia bacterium encodes:
- a CDS encoding type IV pilus twitching motility protein PilT; this translates as MHINDLLKIATDHGASDLHLKVGSHPVIRVDGRLIPLTEEKRLMQEDSIAMAFSIMSARQKQKFKDNFEIDMAYSVPGLGRFRCSVFQQRGTVGVVLRVIPVRILTIRDLLLPQVLEQIGAERRGLVLVTGTTGSGKSTSLAALIDYINSTRTEHIMTIEDPIEFLHRDKKSLVNQREVEVDTKSFATALRSALRQDPDVVLVGEMRDYETIETALTAAETGHLVLSTLHTLDATETVNRIIAVFPPHQQKQIRLQLAAVLKAVVSMRLVPRADGQGRVPAVEVLRSTAYIRDCVENKEKTKLIHDAIAAGTSQYGMQTFDQSLYRLYKNDLISLEEALRQASNPDEFKLKVAGIQSTSDISHEEMERTIHSPGTSAEGGIDSPFEYSKS